In Oncorhynchus masou masou isolate Uvic2021 chromosome 11, UVic_Omas_1.1, whole genome shotgun sequence, the genomic stretch TGCGCTGTCCTCTGTACAGAGTGAATCGAGAGGACGTGTTGATGACGTTTGCAATATCCATTTTGTACATTATTCGCATTTGTTGTCGATTCGGTCGGACTACTGGGTTATAAAACACGTATTTTTTTTACAGTTAGCCTTCCAAGGCTAAATAAGAAGGCATCCTGGAAGAAGCGGGTGAACCGAAGATCCCTACGCAGCATGGATTCTATGTAACTCCGGCAAAATGTAATGAGGAGATGACTCCGGGAGAGAAAGATCAACAGGGTGCCAACCGTATAGTGTTGGTCAAGAAAATTATCATGAAAGATGGGCCCACGGTATGTGAATTAATCGTCTTTATTTCGGTAGCCTATTGCAACCGGGAATGTAGCCTATAGTATttgtgtaatgtaacaatgtaaccGATTTCACATAAACTGCCAACGGTGGAGTATCAGCTGTGAGTGCGCCTGCGGTAGCAGCAGGCAATGACATAAGCGGACATTGTGTACTCGAGATACCTTGTGAAAATGAAACGTCTCTGTCAGCCTAAAGTGCGACACATTCTTGCGCTAAAGCTATTACTAATCCGTTTTGAATTGTGGGTCAATGTGTTATTAGATGATCAATAATGATAGATGGTTACGTTGGAACGCCTATTGGAAGGACGCGGCCGGTAATATCTCGGCCTATAGCTGCGGAGGAGCTTATTGAAGCCTGCATAATATTGATATGCAGCTGACATTACATAACATCCTCCGGCTTCCCCCCAACCAACGCAAGCTATTTGCATGATAATTCCATAATCATGTATTCATAGACAGAATGCATGATCATGATAATGTATTGTTTTCAAATTCATATTTGGATaatagttgttgttgatgatgctGGCTGTGCTCTAGCCAATAGCCAGCTGTCAGGACCATGTAAGGAGTTACCATGGTGTTACCTTGGAAAGGGAGGATGACCTGGACCAAAAACACAATCACAGATGGCataaaaaaaacttttaaaaGGAAAACATTACATTTTGTACTAtccagatgtaggatcttaatttaatAACTCTTTTTTTGGGGAGAATTACCCTACAAAGCAGGCAATGCAAAagtgtagtgtattcaaggtttaacaAGGCTTCTGTTATTAGTCTGAGCTATGCATCAAAGTGGATTGAGACATGAATTTTATTTTAGGGGTTTTATTTGTAATTAACACAACTAAATGCTTAGGCCTGACTCTATTTGTCACAACATTGAAAAGCCAGCAGTGATTGAATCGCCATAAAGCCTGGCTACTGTATGTCTAATTCCACAGATTAGGCTTGGTGATCATGACGTGATTTGCACCTTGCATGACAGCGAGCTGAGATGACATCACACTCTCCCCCAGTTCTCACTCATGCATACATAtcacatatacacagacacactcagtGCACTCACTGTCATCAACACGAGGGATAGTAATAGAAGGCCCACCTTCGATCTCTACTGTCATTAAACGGCCATGTCCCAATCTTCCCAAGACTGAAGGCTGCATCACTGTGCTGTGAAGTAGCTAGGGGCCTGTGCTCCCCTATCTCTGCCTTCCTCAAAGACCACTGATGGACTCCTTCAGAGATCCCCACATGGATGTCTTCAAATAGCAAAGAAAGTGACTTATTCACCTTGAAAGAGAAGTGGAGCAGTGGGATTTCTTTATTTTATTGATTTAGATTTAGACTGATTTAATCTAGATAATCCCATTCAGTCAGCATCATTAGACAATAGACTCAGTAAATGGTAGCCTTTTTGAAATGCTGTTGAAAAAATGATCACACTGTGAGAGCTGTTAATTTGATGAATGTTTTAAAATTGGATCGAACACGGTCTAAAATGGCCACCTTTCTTTCCTGTGTGTTGCAGCCGGGCCATGGTATTGGCAGACCCAGTGTCTCCCATGCTGTTGTGGTCATCTTCCTGGAGTTCTTTGCCTGGGGTCTCCTCACCACTCCCATGCTGACAGTGAGTTCCATCTCCAGCTGGCCTGTCTGTtttcagatgtaggatcttaatttgatcaccctgaagcaggacatttaaaatgtttagtgtatttgaggtttaaatggcttctgaagtttgtaaattCCATTTAGAAATTAGACTTGACTTTCTctttatgaaaaatgtatcaacctctaTAAAATGACCATTCATTATAATTCACATAATTCAAATGTCCTGTTGCTGCAAGATTATCTATCTTATCCATTTTATTTTATCTATCTATTTTATCTATTTTATCTATCTATTTGATCTATctatgcaacatgtaaagtgttggtcccaagtgtcatgagctgaaataaaagatcccagaaatgttccatatgcacaaatagcttttttctctcaaatgttgtgcacaaatttgtttacaaccctgtcagtgagcatttctcctttgccaagataatccatccacctgacaggtgtggcataccaagaaactgtttaaacagcatgataattacacatgTGAACcttttgctggggacaataaaaggacactctaaaatgtgcagttttgtcacacaacaccacCGATgactcaagttgagggagtgtgcaattggcatgctgactgcaggaatgctcAACAGAGCAGTTGCCAAAAatttttaatgttaatttctttaccataagccggCTCTGTTAttgtagagaatttggcagtacgtcaaaCCGGCCTCACAACGGCAGACCAGCTCATGCGGCTTCTTCACCAGTGGGATCGTCTGATGGGGGCGCTGAGGAATATTTCcctctgtaataaagcccttttgtggggaaaaactcattatgttcagctgggtctggctccctagagggtggacctatgccctccaaagcctacccatggctgtgcccctgcccagtcatgtgaaatccatagattagtgccaaatgcatttatttcaattgactgatttccttatatggacTTTacctcagtaaaatatttgaaattgttgcgttttatatttttgttcagtatatctctagcACAGCCATcaactctctcttgctctctttctcactctctcactgcCAATCTCTCTTATTTCATCCCCATCTGTCTCTTCTAGTCTTCTCTCTGTAGGGTAGGTTTCTTGGCTTGTAAAACCGCTTGTTAagcacacagctgtctgtgtgtgtgactatggTTTCTTGGCAGTTGGCACCCTATCTGTGCAAGAGCCCCCTTTTAAAGATCTTTGTGGTTTCTCTGTGGTTTATTTTTGCAGGTTTTACATGAAACGTTTCCACAGCACACATTTCTGATGAATGGCCTTATTCAAGGTGTGAAGGTAAGATATCAGGCATAGAAGTAACTTAAATACACAAATGTTGTTTGGCAGACTACGAACAGTATATCTCCAAAATAATTAACCAATTACGTAATTTATTGGTCACTGCTATGAGGATCCCCGTAGAGTTGCATCCCTGAGCGATTGAACAAAAGCAGCACTCTATAATGTATTCTGGtactccatttaaaaaaaatctagtaTCTTATTATTTCATAACTAGTGGATGTATAAGTTTAATTATAGGTTTATCATATGTCATTTCAGGAGAGCAAAGGGCAGCCATTTTCTTGCTGCTACTTGATTATAATTCAGCTCACTCTCATTTACACTAAAGATCAATGAGGCTTCTCATTACGGGTTCCCGGTAACATGATGTTCTTAACAGaggctcctccccctcttcaccctcctccgcCACAGGGCCTCCTGTCCTTCATGAGCGCCCCTCTGATTGGTGCCCTGTCAGATGTGTGGGGCAGGCGGTCCTTCCTATTAGTCACTGTGTTCTTCACCTGTGCCCCAATCCCGCTCATGAGACTCAGTCCCTGGTAAGTCCTGCACCTCTCTTCTGACCAAGAAAAAAACACTGCTGTGATTTGGTTCAGTATTCATTGTGTCTTTTGATTTGAATTAAACAATAAGTACATGTAAACAGGGAATCTTGTATAGTGCTGTTGTAACAGTGCTAGTTTAGATGAAAATACCATATTATCCCACCTATGCACACACTACCATATAGCTGTCTGTTTTAACAATTTCAGTCAGCCTTTCAAATTGGTAAACATTTTGATGCCTGTCAATAGATCTTTAGCTTTAGAGTCTGTAGGAGTGTTTGTTGATCTTATTTGTTGATCTTATTTGTGGTGTGGAATGCACTGCCTTGGATGTGACTGACATCATGTTTTCTCCCTCAGGTGGTACTTTGCAGCGATTTCCATGTCAGGGGCTTTCTCTGTCACCTTCTCTGTCATCTTTGCTTATGTCTCTGATGTCACTGAGGAGCATGAAAGAAGCACAGCATATGGACTGGTAAAGAGCTAGTTACATTTTTATTATGACTTCAGCAGGGATGGGTAACTGATGGGAGTGGGGGCCACAAAacatctgaactcatcatgaggggccgcagCGGTTCATTGttctgcgtacccacatccatacctacatatgcagtcagagccggccctaGACTTTTGAGGGCCATAAGCAAAGTATTTTTTTTTGCGGGCCCCCACCTTGCGAGCAAAATATTTTAGCAGCTCCTCCTCTTGAAAGCGGGGCGTAGAGAAAATGTTAGTTTTAAAacaagtttgctgcaattctacacattttgctatgggGCGGAGAGGAAATTGAGCAATTTTCtaactaatttcatgcaattctacacattttgcaatatGGTGGATAGAAATGTTTTTGGTTTTGAATGTGATATCTGAGTGTGTGACTAGCAAAATCAATGGGGCCCCCCAGGCTGGTAATTCTTAATAACTTACCAATCAACAAAAtatttagctgacatgggctaattgagtgactgtcagtgactgacataacaagagaacaactgctgatgcacaaccataTTTTGAAATTGTACCTGGTGTATCCtactaactctcaacagtaagtttgGCCGCCAGTTGCCCATCTCTGATGTACAATGTTTTCCTCAGTTGATTGGGGTAAAGGGTAGTGGATAATTATATCTTGTCATCTTTCCAATTCTATTTGACAGTTATATGGGTGAAGATCAAGTTCTGCACTTCTATATGCGTTATGCaatgtgttctgttgtgttgaaTAGATGTTGGTTGTGTCATGTTTTTACAATCCTTCACACAGTGATTTCAGATCTCATGCAGTCCCTTGAGTGTGTCGTATGCCATTGAATTCTCTCATccttttcactttgtattttgcGTCTTGGCGTTGAATGAAGAACAGCATTCATTAACATGAATTAAGTTTCCTTTGTATAGCTTAACCACTTGTTAAATGTGAAAAATAGCTGCATACATTGGGTCATTGATAGCTATTGGCTCCAATAccattaaaaaataataaatacactACAGGACTTCATGGAAAACTGTGACAATTGTTGCTGAGTGGACTATCGTGATTAAATATAAATAGACCTAAAAAAAGACTAGTTTAAAACACACCTTGTCCTCTGTGTGTTTTCCTCTAGGTGTCGGCTACGTTTGCAGCCAGCCTGGTGACGAGTCCAGCCATCGGGGCGTACCTGTCCGCGTGTTACGGTGACAACCTGGTGGTGTTGGTGGCTACGCTCGTGGCTCTGGCAGACATCTGCTTCATCCTGCTGGCCGTGCCTGAGTCCCTACCGGAGAAGATGAGACTCAACACCTGGGGAGCACCTATCACCTGGGAGCAGGCAGACCCCTTCCAGGTGAGTGCTACAGTATTCTATGCCATGCTGTACCATGCTATGAGTCAATGAGATCGGTCTGGGATATACTATACGTACATACACGTTAGTAGGCTACCTAGCTTCATCAGTGTTTGTGGCCATTTTGAAAAGCATTTGGTGTCTCTGTTAGTTTAAAGCttttggtgtctctctctgttagttTAAAGCctttggtgtctctctctgttagttTAAAGCctttggtgtctctctctgttagttTAAAGCCTTTGGTGTCTCTCTTGTTTGCAGTCGATGAGGAAAGTGGGAAAGGATCCCACAGTTCTTCTCATCTGTATAACCGTGTTCCTGTCCTACCTACCTGAGGCTGGTCAATACTCCAGTTTCTTCCTATATCTTAGACAGGTAAATATCCAACTTTTTCCTCGGGTCGGACTGTATCCAGATTTTCAAATCCTGATACAGTTCTTCTCTCACACCAGGATTTACAGTATTACTGGCTTAGTACAAAAGGGGTCTCCAAAAAAACGCAAAAAAACAATTGGGCGtctattaccagaatgctaacaaaattagcacaagTAAAAGAGGATTTCCATGGaggctgctagctaaatatgTGAACGAGTGCAAATGTAAATAAACTAATTGCAAAACATGAGgaaatccagctcataaagttatacataCAGGTAGGAGCATACATATATAGGTAGGAGCATACATATATAGGTAGGAGCATACATATACAGGTAGGAGCATACATATATAGGTAGGAGCATACATATATAGGTAGGAGCATACATATATAGGTAGGAGCATACATATACAGGTAGGAGCATACATATATAGGTAGGAGCATACATATACAGGTAGGAGCATACATATATAGGTAGGAGCATACATATATAGGTAGGTAGGAGAGCATACATATATAGGTAGGagcatacatatacatatataggtAGGAGCATACATATATAGGTAGGAGCATACATATATAGGTAGGATCATACATATATAGGTAGGAGCATACATATACAGGTAGGAGCATACATATATAGGTAGGAGCATACATATATAGGTAGGAGCATACATATACAGGTAGGAGCATACATATATAGGTAGGAGCATACATATATAGGTAGGAGCATACATATAGGTAGGAGCATACATATATAGGTAGGAGCATACATATACAGGTAGGAGCATACATATACAGGTAGGAGCATACATGTATAGGTAGGAGCAttgcacttctgttgtcatctgatgaCAATTAAACTATTTTCTGCCGAATATGTTGCATTAATGTATTTTCGATGAAGGAAAACAAGAATTACACGTCCCTGATCACTCTTGAAGCAAAAAAAACACTGACTTTCAATATAAAACGGGATCCGTGTCAATacacagctggactcacctgctcctgCTTTCTCCTGTTGTgccatttacaaacaaacacgcGACTGGCTCGACTGTGCTGGGGAACCATGGTAAACTTCATCATGTCAAATAATGTAATTGGCTTTAGAGTAAAGAGGGAGACTAATGCCGTTTTATGgctttctccctctgtctatggctctctctctttctccctttctccctctgtctatggctctctctctttctgtctttctccctttctctctatgtctatggctttctctttctctttctgtctctctgtctgcttctctcctgtttctttctccctctgtctatggctctctctctttcttctgtctttctccctttctctcctttctgtctttctccctttctgtctatctgtctatggctctctctttctgtcattctctttctgtctttctttctctctgtctatggctctctctctttctccctttctccctctatctatgctctctctctttctccctttctccctctgtctatggctctctctctgtctgtctgtctttctccctctgtctatggctctctctttctgtctttctccctttctctctatgtctatggctctctctctttctgtctttctccctttctctctgtctatggctctctctctttctgtctttctccctttctctctctgtctatggctctctctttctgtcattctccctttctctctctgtctatggctctctctctttctgtctttctccctttctctctctgtcaatggctctctctttctgtctttctcactttctccctctgtctatggctctctctctttctccctttctccctctatctatgctctctctctttctccctttctccctctctctctgctctctctctttctccctctgtctatggctctctctctgtctgtctttctccctctgtctatggctctctctctttctgtctgtctttctccctctgtctatggctctctctttctgtctttctccctttctccctctgtctatggctctctctctttctccctttctccctctgtctatggctctctctctttctgtctttctccctttctctctctgtctatggcTCTCTCTTTCAAgcattccccctttctctctctgtctatggctctctctctttctgtctttctccctttctccctctgtctatggctctctctctttct encodes the following:
- the mfsd14ba gene encoding hippocampus abundant transcript 1 protein, whose amino-acid sequence is MTPGEKDQQGANRIVLVKKIIMKDGPTPGHGIGRPSVSHAVVVIFLEFFAWGLLTTPMLTVLHETFPQHTFLMNGLIQGVKGLLSFMSAPLIGALSDVWGRRSFLLVTVFFTCAPIPLMRLSPWWYFAAISMSGAFSVTFSVIFAYVSDVTEEHERSTAYGLVSATFAASLVTSPAIGAYLSACYGDNLVVLVATLVALADICFILLAVPESLPEKMRLNTWGAPITWEQADPFQSMRKVGKDPTVLLICITVFLSYLPEAGQYSSFFLYLRQVINFSSATIAVFIGVVGILSIIAQTLILTVLMRTIGNKNTVLLGLGFQILQLAWYGFGSEPWMMWAAGAVAAMSSITFPAVSALVSRSADPDKQGLVQGMITGIRGLCNGLGPALYGLIFFMFNVELNTIDPIQGEYPIDPLPVNPPTEKSLIPGPPFLLGSCTVVVAFLVALFIPENTKPSVVTCADAKDTSMLAGVHINTPLPGSDEDTPAPTSDEDFEPLLQDSVV